Within the Platichthys flesus chromosome 16, fPlaFle2.1, whole genome shotgun sequence genome, the region GCACTGTGAGCCGTCTGGTTCGGTGATCTTCAGCTGGGTAAGCGGTGGAACGACGCCGCTGGTGAAGTATCTGAACGCAGGGCTGGGGGACTGGATGGCTTCTAGAAATACcttggagagaaaaacaaacacatctcaACAGTAAGATGTCAAGCTGCCCTCATGGTGACACATAATCTATATATACATCTTCTGAATTTTCTTATCCTCTCAGGCAAGGGGCAAAACAATGCAAACTGCCTTTATTAAAAAGTATTTGCAGaaacatatatttgtataatgTACATATATCATTCTATTGATTAGtacaattttaaaatgtatgaaatagCATGAAAAGACAAGTAAGTGAGAACAAATTTAAATTACTGCCTGAAAAAAATCTACTTTGTTACATCATTGTACCACAGCCCTGTGAGACAGAGGTAGATGGTGTGATTTGATTCGATGTAGAAGTATTACTTCAAGTATCTCATGGGGAAAATATGAAATACCACAATAAATGATCGGTCTTTAAACTCCCATATTAATTAAACATGCAGCCGTGATGTGCTATGGACGTATAACACACCTTGAcaatgtcctctgtgtcctgtgCTGCGTTTTGGAAAACAGAGTCGCAGTGCTGCAGGTATTTTTCATACAGGCCGAGTGTGTGGGTATCGATCAGTTGGAGAGATGCATCCCCGAGCTCCGCCTTCTGCAGGTTGACCAGGAAGTCCGTGTTGACTGGACCACACTCAATGAGACTCACGCTGCAGGACCAAGCATGGAGTCAAAAGTTTCTCCTGATCGATTGTTTTCTAATAATCTTTTCACAGCCATTAGTCTCTAAACACAGGAAGCGAATGACTCACTGGATATTGAAGTGTTGCAGGAGAACAGCCAAACTCTCACATGCTCCCTCTATTGCAAATTTACTGGCACAGTACAGCTCATTGAAAGGGAGACCTATAGAGATGATTAAGTACCAGGACAGGTTATTTTGGCAATTTCATGCATAGCAGCAAGTCTTGACATGATTTGCTAACATGACCTTCATCCAATCATTACAGAAACTGCACGTGTGGAACTGAGCTAAGATTCAGTGACTCCTCAACTCACCGTGAAGCCCTCCGGTGCTCCCGGTTACCAGAATGCGGCCCTGACCTTGCGCCTTCATCTCCGGGAGGAAGGCCTGGATGGTCTGGATGGTGCCCAAGAGGTTGACCTCAAGAATCTGCCTCATCGAGTCCAAGGACTGCAGCTCCAGAGGCCCCATCAGACCCACGCCAGCATTACACACTGTAAGCAGCGAGGACAAGCTCATtggcacacaaaaaaaaagtcaaccCCGATCAGAACAGACGGTCGCGAGGAGGCCATACCCAGAATGTCCACCCGCTTCTCCACCACCCGGTCCCTCGCATCCAGAATGGACTGACGCTCCGTCACGTCCATTTGGAGGATGTCCAACGTGTCCTGGTGCAGGCCTTTCACGCAGTCTAACAGGCGCTCCTTCTTAGCCAGGTTCCTCATTGTGGCATAGACTAAACAGAAAGCAGCACTCAGGGACACATGAAAAGAAATACACTCATCGGACTAAATCACCTTTACAAATAAAGGCTGTACAAATAGAATAGTAAATTGACTGTTAAAGCACTTTACAATGCATATCACATTCCCACAGCACTTCCATACGCAgcgttttccctttttttttatcacacatCATTCCCACATTGCTGACACAGCCGTCAGGAGCTATTTAGGATTCAATGTCTTCGACATGGAGAAGCCGGGGAtggaaccaccgaccttctggttatcGAACAACCAGCTTTATACAAAGATATTTATTTCGTCAATTACCACGAAAACGCACTCAGCTATTCGTGCAGTTATCCAAGCAGCAACTCATAGTGCCGCAGTTAATAAAACCGAGCAGATACAAGACGTGAGCTTCAGTTATATTTCAAGTCTAACATCAGAGAGGTCACTATGGGTTCCACTCATGTCGGATGAGAACAGAAATCTCTCTGACCCATGAATCCGTTGAGCCAATATGCCTTGTGTCAGCATGTCAAGGCTGTGGAggctgtgttttctttgcacACCACTGGCCCCTTTAAACCTAACTCCTCATTGTCTGAATGCCACAGCCTGTATTGTTATTGTCGCCTCCATCCAGGGCCACACTCGTCTTCTAATGGCTTCTTCTAGCTTTATAATGCACCATGTCCCAAAGCAAAAGTCGTCTCAAACCCTAACCCCGTTGTTACCTTTGAACTTTTTGTCGGGGTCAGAGGCCAGCCGAACTGCCAGGCTGAGTCCGATCCCCGAGGAGCAGCCCGTGATCAGCACCACCCTCTTGTCCATGGAGCCCGGCTCACCAACGTCCTCCTGCATCAACGGAGAGCGGCTGAGCCAAGTGAGGACGACACTTTTGAGAGGAGTGAGTCAGCAGGATGGAGGGCATGTGAAAACTCTGATTGTCAGTGTTGTCAGGCCATCACAAGGCCAGTTACTCCTAAACATCATTCTGTTATCAGCCACCTGCAGTCCTCCCGTTTTATCTCACGTCCTTGTTCATATAGTTTGATTTTTTTAGTCAGACGTGGGAAACATTCCCTTCTCTTTCTGTGGCGGCGCTGAGATTTCACCCCCTGAGAATGGGGACCAAGCTGAGAAAAGCCAGGTACATGATGCGCTCTACCTGTTTGTGCTTTGAATTGCACAACTGACAATgagcagcaggtggcagcaaAACGCCGAAATATCACTCCTGCACTGTACGTGTCAGCAGAATGAGGCATACAACAAAAGTGTAGATTTTGAAGGATCGAGGAGGGAAATCGTCATTTTGCTCAAACAATATTTCAGACTCTCATATTTTTCTAATAATTGATGTTGAGTCAATTGCGGCAATTcagttatggtagttttaaaaaGCACCAACAGTCAGTCGGTCATCCAGCTATGCCCCTTTCAGCTCTCGGAATGTGTGACAAAATAATCTGAATCATCAATTTTTCAGCTTCTGAAGAACATTCAACTGAAGGTCTTTATGGGCTGGTGAAAAGCTTATAATAATTTTTAACACATACTGTTCCTGAGGTCAAGAATGAGTAACCATGATATGTTTAAAAGTCTAAATGATAATTTTGTCATTTGTGATCACATGGTTTTAGGATTTGGACATGTCAAGCAATAGACACCATTACAACCC harbors:
- the hsd17b1 gene encoding estradiol 17-beta-dehydrogenase 1, with the translated sequence MQEDVGEPGSMDKRVVLITGCSSGIGLSLAVRLASDPDKKFKVYATMRNLAKKERLLDCVKGLHQDTLDILQMDVTERQSILDARDRVVEKRVDILVCNAGVGLMGPLELQSLDSMRQILEVNLLGTIQTIQAFLPEMKAQGQGRILVTGSTGGLHGLPFNELYCASKFAIEGACESLAVLLQHFNIHVSLIECGPVNTDFLVNLQKAELGDASLQLIDTHTLGLYEKYLQHCDSVFQNAAQDTEDIVKVFLEAIQSPSPAFRYFTSGVVPPLTQLKITEPDGSQCIRAMSKIIFSAEEN